In the Diprion similis isolate iyDipSimi1 chromosome 2, iyDipSimi1.1, whole genome shotgun sequence genome, one interval contains:
- the LOC124412898 gene encoding FAS-associated factor 2: MADLRIGELSPDQTEKVLQFQDLTGIDDLSVCQDVLRRHNWNLEVAVQEQLNLYEGRPSMYAQDSRSRPPPVIDDTGFRIYFNPPNTSDNGGGLFSYIYTLWCNIVSSIGQLLLAIFRSDIRPISSDPVEDVVNFIRVYEERYGNIHPVFYQGSYSQAISDAKQELRFLLVYLHKDEAQDIDQWCRRTLGDPEVVRFINTRTLFWACNVQSGEGYKVSEALRSGTYPFLALIVLRDNRMTIVGRMEGSPTPSELIPRLQTIMENNEIGLIQARQDRAERSAAQSLRQQQDEAYEESLRADQEKDRRREEERRAKEEKEAKEKEELNAQEREIQRIRQEKELTVKKVPLEPNLSNPNVCHLQIKLGERTIKRRFLLSDTTEDVYHWIFCQPDSPANFEITTSYPRRILYPANMIRTLGEAGLTQREVLHVNNLDD; this comes from the exons ATGGCAGATCTTAGAATTGGGGAATTATCTCCTGATCAAACAGAAAAAGTTCTTCAATTTCAG GACCTAACCGGTATCGATGATTTGTCTGTGTGTCAAGATGTTCTACGTCGTCACAATTGGAACTTGGAAGTAGCTGTACAG GAGCAACTCAATCTGTATGAAGGAAGACCCTCCATGTATGCGCAAGATTCACGATCTCGGCCACCCCCAGTCATTGACGATACAGGATTTCGAATTTACTTTAACCCTCCAAACACTTCGGATAATGGCGGCGGTTTATTCtcctatatttatacattgtgGTGCAATATTGTCTCTAGCATTGGGCAACTACTCCTTGCTATATTTCGCTCAGACATTAGACCCA TATCTTCGGATCCTGTGGAGGACGTTGTAAATTTCATAAGAGTATACGAGGAACGCTATGGAAATATCCATCCCGTATTTTATCAAGGATCCTACAGTCAAGCTATTTCTGATGCTAAACAGGAGCTCAGATTCTTACTAGTCTATTTACACAAAGACGAAGCTCAAGATATCGATCAATGGTGCAG AAGGACTTTGGGGGATCCAGAAGTGGTGAGGTTTATCAACACGCGTACACTATTCTGGGCATGTAATGTCCAGTCTGGAGAAGGTTATAAAGTTTCGGAAGCCCTCAGGTCAGGCACTTACCCCTTCCTTGCCCTTATTGTTCTCAGGGATAACAGAATGACTATCGTGGGCCG CATGGAAGGTTCACCAACACCGTCTGAACTGATTCCTCGCCTGCAAACTATTATggaaaataacgaaattggTCTCATTCAGGCAAGGCAAGATAG GGCAGAACGTAGTGCAGCTCAATCTCTGCGTCAGCAACAAGATGAAGCTTATGAAGAATCATTAAGAGCTGACCAAGAGAAGGACCGACGAAGAGAAGAGGAGCGAAGAgcaaaagaagagaaagaagcaaaggaaaaagaagaactcAATGCTCAAGAACGGGAAATTCAAAGAATTCGTCAAGAGAAAGAGCTCACAGTTAAGAAAGTTCCCTTAGAGCCCAACCTTTCTAATCCTAACGTGTGTCATCTTCAAATAAAACTCGGCGAAAGAACTATAAAAAGAAGATTTCTATTGTCTGACACAACcgag GACGTGTATCATTGGATATTCTGCCAGCCAGATTCGCCagctaattttgaaattacaacTAGTTACCCAAGAAGAATTCTTTATCCAGCCAACATGATACGGACATTGGGTGAAGCTGGATTAACACAACGAGAAGTGCTACACGTTAATAATTTGGATGATTAA